A genomic stretch from Plasmodium cynomolgi strain B DNA, chromosome 8, whole genome shotgun sequence includes:
- a CDS encoding VIR-like CYIR protein (putative) produces the protein MGDFTGELWGKVLEDSPLYKELSDNVSKPSEINDECKTLNITCKKISNELCNKVAKNLQHVYGIKDVTDHNNTCDNYKYWIFYQMWKLIGSKKNDALAKDVMEDFLKVQTIISKKHGKNTCQYYFVYNDYDEFEEILEKANLKHYFKNYTTIKNNASSKDKYDVYHKYVPYIKNLYDKYYKDCSGVNYYYYDCKNFFERESEQFNPKNLLPLLETAKAQAVDAKIKETVTAVHSKGQGLSTPGGGDGSHSKSEKLSADSENPAAGGLAGKDQGSLQQTNSTAGTAPSDVSVQVKKPESAHGSSSSFNPFNFWGYVFSSPPKKSAHLDGQGQKAPKEPVPPAKGKVGETAESPLKSAPAPKAIGTDNKVTTGKEVPEPTKAAPAPAKPEPEIHRPEVSETIGTLHDEAPLSSLPIDGAEQGVHVAKFYNPELARSEVPLTIADTPNAVGTTHEAIDSNFFHKIIMAVAVLGTICFLFYYNRVTAHSIFRNMNIVFAAIIYFYFISIFTILLHFYTFYF, from the exons atgggagactTTACTGGAGAACTGTgg GGTAAAGTTTTGGAAGATTCACCTTTGTATAAAGAGCTAAGTGATAATGTGAGCAAACCGAGTGAGATAAATGATGAGTGTAAAACGTTAAACATTACCTGCAAAAAGATTAGTAATGAACTCTGTAAtaaagttgcaaaaaatttgcaacatGTATATGGCATAAAAGATGTAACAGATCATAACAATACATGTgataattacaaatattGGATATTTTATCAAATGTGGAAATTGATTGGATCAAAAAAGAACGATGCCCTTGCAAAGGATGTTATGGAGGATTTCTTGAAGGTTCAAACTATCATTAGTAAAAAACACGGTAAAAATACTTGtcaatattattttgtttacaaTGATTACGatgaatttgaagaaattttagaaaaggctaatttgaaacattatttcaaaaattatacaaccattaaaaataatgctaGCTCTAAGGATAAATACGATGTATATCATAAGTACGTACCCTACATTAAAAATCTGtatgataaatattacaAGGATTGTAGTGGTgtgaattattattattatgattgtaaaaacttttttgaAAGAGAAAGTGAGCAGTTCAACCCGAAAAATCTCTTACCTTTACTAGAAACAGCTAAGGCCCAAGCAGTAGATGCTAAAATAAAGGAGACAGTTACAGCAGTACATTCTAAAGGACAAGGGCTTAGTACACCTGGTGGAGGTGATGGTTCACAttcaaaaagtgaaaaattaagTGCTGATTCTGAAAATCCTGCAGCAGGTGGATTAGCAGGTAAAGATCAAGGATCACTTCAACAAACAAATAGTACAGCGGGAACTGCACCCAGTGATGTATCAGTGCAGGTAAAAAAACCCGAATCAGCACATGgatcttcctcttcattcAATCCATTTAACTTTTGGGGCTATGTATTTTCTAGTCCTCCAAAAAAATCAGCTCATTTAGACGGCCAAGGCCAAAAGGCACCGAAGGAACCCGTACCACCAGCTAAAGGAAAGGTTGGGGAAACAGCTGAGTCCCCTCTTAAATCAGCGCCTGCTCCCAAGGCAATAGGAACTGATAATAAGGTAACAACTGGTAAAGAGGTACCAGAACCCACTAAAGCGGCACCTGCACCTGCAAAACCTGAGCCGGAAATACATCGACCGGAAGTAAGTGAAACGATAGGCACCTTGCATGATGAAGCACCTTTGAGTTCTCTACCAATAGATGGCGCTGAACAGGGCGTTCATGtagcaaaattttataatccAGAGCTTGCAAGAAGTGAAGTACCTTTGACCATTGCTGACACCCCTAATGCTGTAGGAACTACACATGAAGCGATAGACTCAaacttttttcataaaataatcatggCTGTCGCAGTGCTTGGAACaatttgcttccttttctacTACAACAGGGTAACTGCACATTCGATTTTtagaaatatgaatattgTGTTCGCAgctataatttatttttattttatctccatatttaccattttactacatttttacaccttttattttc
- a CDS encoding VIR-like CYIR protein (putative) yields the protein MGEFLLEIIHLTEDALTELASHEIFTVLNNDITTNGDSVTKHCEDLKTTNDDMKKLCKKIERNLKTLNETDKIKQERYRDRRLYFSLWVFDEIYKAYKGKLINKADIDELLLEWNKINYHLMYQDFNKNYKSIFPVRPNTAGGDNNGITSGSWNRKSKPPTRLFSNGEFSKYKPCFYNPVCTLDRCNDIKDLYEKFENIKEIFSTKNEKCEKYYKYLAYIQGLYEKRKKEYNCCDIFFGNLCEGYFKCEKKYDPNNILRILNCYSNVSYVQ from the exons ATGGGAGAATTCCTTTTGGAGATAATTCATTTaact GAAGATGCATTGACCGAGTTAGCTTCCCATGAAATATTCACAGTGTTGAATAATGACATTACTACTAATGGTGACAGCGTTACTAAGCATTGCGAAGACTTAAAAACTACAAATGATGATATGAAAAAgctatgtaaaaaaattgagagaAATTTGAAAACATTGAACGAAacggataaaataaaacaggaAAGGTACAGGGATCGTCGTTTATATTTTAGTTTGTGGGTATTTGACGAAATATATAAAGCCTACAAAGGAAAACTAATTAACAAAGCTGACATTGATGAACTGTTACTGGaatggaataaaattaattaccaTTTAATGTATCAagattttaataaaaactaTAAGTCCATATTTCCGGTAAGACCTAATACTGCAGGGGGTGACAATAATGGCATAACTTCTGGCTCTTGGAATCGGAAATCTAAACCACCTACGAGACTTTTCAGTAATGGTGAATTTAGCAAATACAAGCCCTGTTTTTACAATCCTGTATGCACATTAGATAGGTGTAATGACATAAAAGACTTATacgaaaaatttgaaaacatcaaggaaattttttctaccaaaaatgaaaagtgtgagaaatattataaatatctGGCATACATTCAAGGGTTGTAtgagaaacgaaaaaaggagtacAACTGttgtgatatattttttggaaatcTCTGTGAAGGTTATTttaaatgcgaaaaaaaatatgatccaaataatatattacgTATTTTAAACTGTTATAGTAATGTAAGCTATGTTCAGTAA
- a CDS encoding VIR-like CYIR protein (putative), with amino-acid sequence MEDEDLDHYYELNENLKKITIRKYPNLNEYLDILNEVIDTNFVHDEDRKPIFHYVLGDNQFSVTDGGVNVELQHISDDDMDDEEDMESSLDIYYRFIINNYNKKASDTSFFKDDSINKCFYFKYWFYDYLINNKISKKIINEFFSLLFDDKVEDDALNVYREQDSETCQINRMELHQIKNIKILYDYLENYDNDTHKAVIEGKIKKSKFCTSFNVLIKEYNKTVDCISTGSDNDYCSELEYCRNIYKGIELNELECLNNGESKEPISGKDGGTTTMGVHGKGNPVVENTGRQSDNVVSVVASSKGNRNNFNLRFIINKMYCIL; translated from the exons atggaagacgAAGATTTAGATCACTATTATGAATTGAATGAGAATCTAAAGAAA atAACCATTCGAAAATATCCcaatttaaatgaatatttagatatattaaatgaagTAATTGATACTAATTTTGTACATGATGAAGATAGAAAAcctatttttcattatgttTTAGGAGATAATCAGTTTAGTGTTACTGACGGTGGTGTGAACGTCGAATTACAGCATATATCTGATGATGATATGGATGATGAAGAAGACATGGAATCTAGCCTTGATATTTATTACAggtttattataaataattataataaaaaggcaagtgatacttcattttttaaggatGATTCGATAAATAaatgcttttattttaaatattggttttatgattatttaataaataataaaatttctaaaaaaattattaatgaatTTTTCAGTCTTTTGTTTGATGATAAGGTGGAAGATGATGCCCTAAATGTATATAGAGAACAAGATTCAGAAACGTGTCAAATTAATAGAATGGAATTACATCAAATtaagaacataaaaatattatacgaTTATTTGGAAAACTATGATAATGATACACATAAGGCTGTtatagaaggaaaaataaaaaagagtaaattCTGCACTTCCTTTAACGTCTTAATCAAAGAATACAACAAAACAGTTGATTGTATTAGTACGGGTAGTGATAATGATTATTGCAGTGAATTGGAGTATTGTaggaatatatataaaggaaTTGAATTAAATGAGTTAGAATGTTTAAATAATGGAGAAAGTAAAGAACCCATATCTGGTAAAGATGGTGGTACTACAACCATGGGTGTacatggaaaaggaaatccAGTAGTAGAAAATACAGGACGGCAATCTGATAATGTAGTAAGTGTAGTTGCATCATCGAAAGGTAAtcgtaataattttaatttacgttttataattaacaaaatgtatTGTATACTATAG